DNA sequence from the Gaiellales bacterium genome:
GTAGTCGATCAGCTCCGGCCGCCAGCCGGGCGCGGCCAGCTGCGGGTTCTCCATCTGGGGGAACTGGAAGTCGGGCGGCGGAGGATCCGCACCCAGGCGCCGCACCGGGCCGCCGCGATCGAACGCCCAGTACCACAGTCCGAACGCAATCACGTTGGTCGTCCAGACGGTGATCGACTTCAGGAGCAACTGCCCGCCGCTCGTCTCGTTTCCGCGGATGAGCGAGGCGATCACCGCGACGAGCAGCACCACGTTCGCCAGGCTGACCACGGCCAGGAGGGCGAGCGCGACCGTGCGGCGGTGGCCCATCTGCTCGAGCCGGCGGCGCGGCCGTCGCCACGCCAGCGGCAGGAGCAGCAGCAGCTCGGGCAATATCGGGATCAGCCACACCCACCAGGGAAAGACCCACAGCTGCCAGACCTGGTCCCGGCTGACCAGCGCCAGCACGAGCTGCATCGCGATCACGATCCCGACTGCCGGCGCGGCCTCCCACCGCGACTCGATCTCCTCCTCGCGCAACCCGGCGATTGGGGCTTCGGTGTCGGCCACGATCTGGCACCGTAGCCTTGCGCCGTTCGGCACGGATTGAGCCGTATGATCGCCGGGTGGACGCCGCCGACCTGTGGAGCACGTTCGCCGAGCATGCGCCCCGGGTGATGCCGGGCGGGCTCGCGCCGGCGCGGTCGTCGGGGCACGGCTGGTTCGCCGTGCTCACCGGCGAGGCCCACCCGGACCTGAACGAGTGCGTGTTGACGTCGCGCGCGCGGGCCGAGGACGCCGCCGAGCTGGTCGCGTTCCTCGCGGACGCCGGCGTGCCGGCGCTGATCTCGGTCGCATCCACCGCGAGCCCCGAGGTCACCGACCCGCTGGTCGCCGCCGGGTTCGTGCCCGCACCCGTGCTCGAGCCGCTGATGTGGTGTGCGACGCGACCACCCCGCGAGACCAGTGGCCTGGGCGTCGAGCCGATGCGGTCGACGGCCGCGCGAGACGAGGCGGTCGCCATCGTCGCCGGCGCCCACATGATGGCGCCGGAGATCGCCGATCGGACCCTCGCGCCGCTCGCGGCCCTCGGCGACGGGGTGATGGCATGGCTCGCCTACGAGGGCCACGAGGCGATCAGCGTCGTGTGGGCGACGCAGGGGCCGCGGATCGGCATCTGGTCGATGATGACCCCGCCGGCGCACCGGCGGAAGGGCGGCGGGCGGGCCGTCCTGACCTGCGCGCTGGAGGCGCTGTGGGGGCCGGAGACCGAGGGCGCGTTCCTCTTCTCGACGCCGGCCGGCCGGCCCTTCTACGAGTCGGTCGGGTTCGCGGCGGTCGACGACGCGACGACGTGGACGTCCGGCGCGAGCGACGAGTTCCTCGCGGCGATCGGCCAGCCCAGGACAGTGCCGGACCCGTGAGCCGGTCGGCCGACGTCGTCGTGATCGGCTCTGGCGGCCTGGGCTCGGCAACCGCCTTCGCGCTCGCCCGGCGCGGCTGCAGGGCGACGGTGCTCGAGCGACGAGATCGCCTCGCCGACCTCGCCGCAGGCCGCGGGCATGGTCAGCTCCCTGCGCAAGAGCGGGCTCATGATCGACCTCGTCCGGCTCGCCGCAGACCGCATCCGCACGTTCCCCGACGACACCGGCCAGCCGCTCGACCGGGTGCGCCCGGGCAGCCTCAAGGTCGCCCGCCGGGCCGTGGACGTCGAGGCCGCGCTGCGGGTCGGGGAGGACATGTACTTCGATCCCGGGCAGGTGGCGATCGGCGACGCGCGCGCCGCCCAGGCGCTCGGCGCAGTCGTGCTGCCGCAGACCGAGGCCACGCGCGTCGTGATCGACGACGGTGCCGTG
Encoded proteins:
- a CDS encoding GNAT family N-acetyltransferase — translated: MDAADLWSTFAEHAPRVMPGGLAPARSSGHGWFAVLTGEAHPDLNECVLTSRARAEDAAELVAFLADAGVPALISVASTASPEVTDPLVAAGFVPAPVLEPLMWCATRPPRETSGLGVEPMRSTAARDEAVAIVAGAHMMAPEIADRTLAPLAALGDGVMAWLAYEGHEAISVVWATQGPRIGIWSMMTPPAHRRKGGGRAVLTCALEALWGPETEGAFLFSTPAGRPFYESVGFAAVDDATTWTSGASDEFLAAIGQPRTVPDP